A window of Citrus sinensis cultivar Valencia sweet orange chromosome 7, DVS_A1.0, whole genome shotgun sequence contains these coding sequences:
- the LOC127898808 gene encoding putative F-box protein At3g16210, with amino-acid sequence MQSKCVQNPWCSLISHPSFVTKQLHNQIRSKNTGVLFKGLIVTGTGKVKDFLSFLSFDKKAGTSAGQDHVSAVWKTVDFPFFRELMFCSFLGHCHGIIFLAFCNGELLLANLATREIKALPETLILPSVGSRGLKKFPACVGFGYDLKSNDYEVVIIHRVIDNSVFHRVKVYTLSTKSWREVNTMNILGTDNFDFVGFGGLYINGASYWLAYGDFFKEHTKFILSFDMSDEVFQKLSMPCYDEGEDFRLMVFNESLAYLHNTSSVLVHSQYGYGMNLVPMQLGKSC; translated from the coding sequence ATGCAATCCAAATGTGTACAAAATCCATGGTGCTCTCTAATTTCACACCCCAGCTTTGTAACTAAGCAACTCCACAATCAGATACGTAGCAAGAACACTGGTGTTCTTTTCAAGGGCTTGATTGTCACTGGTACTGGCAAAGTAAAAGATTTCTTGTCCTTCCTCTCTTTTGACAAGAAAGCAGGAACATCAGCTGGTCAGGATCATGTTTCTGCTGTTTGGAAGACTGttgattttcctttctttagGGAGTTAATGTTTTGTAGTTTCTTGGGTCATTGCCATGGAATAATATTTCTTGCTTTTTGTAACGGTGAACTCCTTTTAGCTAACCTAGCCACCAGAGAAATCAAAGCACTCCCTGAAACCCTTATCCTTCCTTCAGTAGGTTCACGTGGTCTGAAGAAGTTTCCGGCTTGTGTTGGATTTGGTTATGACCTCAAATCCAATGATTACGAAGTTGTAATCATCCATCGTGTTATAGATAATTCCGTTTTTCATAGGGTCAAGGTGTACACCTTGAGTACAAAATCCTGGAGAGAGGTCAACACCATGAACATTTTAGGAACTGACAATTTTGACTTTGTTGGTTTTGGTGGTCTATACATCAATGGAGCTTCTTACTGGTTGGCATATGGTGATTTTTTTAAGGAGCACACAAAATTCATCCTTTCATTTGACATGAGCGATGAGGTCTTCCAAAAGCTATCAATGCCTTGTTATGATGAGGGAGAAGATTTTAGGCTTATGGTGTTCAACGAATCTCTTGCGTACCTTCATAATACCTCGAGTGTCCTTGTTCATTCACAATATGGATACGGGATGAATTTGGTGCCAATGCAACTTGGAAAAAGTTGTTAA